From the genome of Trichosurus vulpecula isolate mTriVul1 chromosome 6, mTriVul1.pri, whole genome shotgun sequence:
ATCCATGGTTGAGATGGTGCATCTTATAACGTATTAATTTCATGATTAGGTCCCTCCCTTCCCAATGATCAAGTTCAGAATTAATCCACTGGTATACAGTATTAACAGAAAATCTCAGACTTGTTCACCGACTGTCCAAAGAGAATGagattctctccattttacagcaaAGCTCAGCACCAGAGACATGTCCTCTTATTGTATCTGAAACCTGAGTTTTGTACTTATGATGAGGATCTTACATTTGCCTCCACGTCCTTTGGGACCCAGGCCCTAGAAACTCTGTACTGTGCCTACATGTATGGGATTAAATGATGTAACTCAAGAATAAAAAGTCTCTGCTGTGTCATTTTCAGAGGATAAAATTTTCTAGAAATTATTTTGGTCTTACAGTTAAAATTTGTCCACAAATATTAACATAGACTttccataaaattataaattaataattagATGCAAATTatcatgtaatggaatatttacCCTCAAGGTCTTGGGGTAAGGCTCAGTCAGCATCAtctcaataaatctttattaagagaacttaataaatatttcttgacttcCCCTCCTCTTGACAATTAAAACACTGTGAAAGGTACATGAGCATGTAGTAGGTATTTTACATGTTCCAGGCTGTGTCTAatcactagaaatacaaatacaagcagaaagatagcccctgacctcaaagagcttactttctaatgagtGAAGACAAAGGAAGCTGAACAAACCTACTAGGAAGCTCTCCTCTGAATTCTCCCTGATCTCCATAGAATTCCTGATATCTCAACCTCACCTAGGGACTCCCCCAAAGTTCATACACGCTTCTCTGATCATATGGATTGCCTAGTGGAAAGGGAGGGATGCAGGAGTGAGGAGCTTATCACAGTATTTTCTAGAGTAGAAAGCAGGGAAAGGATGTGTAATCCTTGCATCCAATCAACAGCATCAATAACTTAAGTGACACTAAATAAACACTCATAAGAAACACATATGTAAGGGTTTATCAGAAAGAAGGAAGTGTGAACCACTGAGGCTAAGTCCAGCCTCTTTACATAATCATAAGTTAGCAAGAGAAGAAtagttaaagaaataaaaggaatccaTGGAAATGAGAGGTCTGACAAAACTTTCCATAGTTATATCAAAACAAACAGTGAATTTCTGAATTGAACAGAACAGCCTGGAAATTTGGAATTTTCAGATAAGACAATTAAAGTGCTAATACTCTGCTTTACTTGGGTTTCTCACCAAGGAGAACATTCACAACAGTGCATTTGCTAAATAATAGAAACTTGCCCATTTTTTTTCATGGCAAATGTTCCAAAATGTATGACATATGAATGAAAAGGGTTACAATATGGACTATTAAACCATGCATTTAAAGATCTGAATCCAAGATACAAGATGCATCTTCTAAAAACAAGAggaaactattttattttatagattttattcAAAGTGTCAAAACTCTGTACTTCCCatggtgaaaaggaaaaaaaatcaccttcttCCCATtcaagtgtgtgtgtttgtgtgtgtgtatgtgtgggtttctcattctcttctgctcatctcattgttgttattttcccTCAATGCCCCTGATTGTCCAGCATGTAGCCTTGAAGAGTTTCTTTAGTTAATATACATTCTTGGAGTTAAATTACTTTTTTCCTCCTTGTCTCCTTTTGGTGTATTCTCCAATTGTCTGGATCAAAAATAAGAACAGAATGATTAAGCATGTGTTGTTCTATATCACAGATATTCTGTTACTGTTACTATTACTTATCATTGTTTATTGGGAGAtgggtggctcagtgcatagagcagggacatggagttagaaagacttgaattcaaatctggcttggaTAATctctacctgtatgaccctggactagtcacttaactctcagttccctcatccataaaatgatctggagaaggaagtggtaaagcactccaatatctttcaagaagactccaaatggcatcacaaaaagtcagacacaattgaaaacatTGAGAAGCAGCAGTTCTTTACTCTTAGAAGGACAGACTACGAATTTCACCAGGTTCCTTTTACAGACAAAGACTTTTACCTTATTCCTCAGAATATGAAAAACTATGAAATGTGCAGATATTCCTCATGAAAAAGTAAGATGTGTGTGATGATTTAGTTCAGAAAAAATTAACATGACAGAATTTATCaaagaaaaagcacaaaaaagtgGAAATGAAGAATGCCACATATGACATTCGCCCACACTCTTTTTAACATCCATCAGGAAAccagagagcaaggaatattctcAGAGGTTGAAATGTTGAACCTGATGTATAAagagagtttgttgttgttgctgtcatattgttttaatttttttttcatatggaaaTTCAAATGCACACTGCACATTATCCTTTCGATCTTTGTTTGCCTCCAAAATGCTATTAAGGAGACATGTTACTTGAGATAAAATATTGTTTCACCCATATggattaaaatgcattttaaaatggtATTAATTCAAAGCAGCATTTTAtcatcatataattttttttcctcaataacTAGTGGTGTTCTTATTAAATTGGGGTTTGGAAACTAATGTAGTATTACTGAAAAAGAATTTTTCACAAGAATTACTGCTTGGGAAATCTTCCTTGTATaagaatttaatatttctctcatatttaataactaattgcTGTATTAgtaccaaggtttttccccttttctacttcctcctccaGAAATCAAGAAGTGTGGGAAATCTGTCTGAGAGATTTATTCTGTCCAatatctaatcagacagtaaaagaaattcaaagtttAGGATAATGGGTGTATTCCTGATCATTGTGTTTGCTTAGATAGGTCTGGGGAAAATGTTGACTCTACCTATTTTGAAGACAGGAAGTATGGAATATCTTTGATCAAGATTTGAATGATTTAAGCTATGTACCCCACGATAGCCCACCTCTCACTATGTTAACCAATCTAAGTTGATTTACAGCCCTTGGGAACTTCTCTTCAAAAGGCATTTAAACTGTAATGCCACCACCATTcagggtctttggtctaagagagatggccCAATAACCCTCCTTTTAACAATAACCTGCTGGTCTTATTAATCAAATgcttaaattacccagaaactatgtctctcaaactttttgtcATCCCTGCCTGAATAAAATGACTATATTGAAGGTAATTTGGTCTTGTTTAATGCTTTGCAGTCATCATTAGAAACAACCATCAGTTCccatataattatgtataatgaaaacaacaatattttgaaacatatatgtacatttttgcatatgaatatagatttacatatgcatgtgtgtgtgcatagtgTTCATGCACATACCCACATACTATCCATGTATCTGTAATGAATATAAAACAGTGGGGAGAAGGAGATCAGAAAATGTCTCTTTATTAGTGGAATTTGCTATCTGATGTAAGAGAACcaaccctctgaggtagatgATATGATTCTGCCTTTTTTATGGTATGGTGACTATTACTGCCTTTCAGTGATGAGTGTGGTCACTCATAAAGGTGTTTTGTCTGGCAGGCCTCCTAAAGCCACCTGCTCACCCCACTAGCTCACACCTTAGATTAgtgttccatttatttttctgtgaagTAGTGGAAACAtgaagattgaagacaaaagaaaatggatattcaCTACTGTAAAATCGGTagatttatttttacaataaatTGTAAATGAGTTTAATGAAAGCTTCTGAGGTTGATACAACATCATGAAGTCTACTGTAATGATTTTCCGGaagttatttttctcatttcaaacATTCTCGTTTCATTTGCCTAAAAAATTTCCAAGCACCTCTCAGGTAGTTGTCAAAACTAAAGGTATGGCCACCAGAGAGGGGAGTAAACGAATAGGACTCAGAGAATTAATTGAAAATCATGATGAATTCCATCAGAATAGTTTGACCAGTAGTTTTAGAATTCATATAAATGATCCTATTGAGAAATGATTTTGAGATCCAATATTTTCCTGAAAGTTTCCTTCACATCATTATTCCTCAGACTGTATATTAAGGGATTTAGCATAGGAATCACCACAAGATAAAAAACGGATCCCACCTTGACTACAAGAGATGGGTTTTTGGAATTGGGGATACAATAGAGGAAGATGATGGTCCCATAGAAGATGGTAACAGCTGTAAAGTGGGAGGCACAAGTGGAAAAAGCTTTATATCTCCCACTTGCTGAACGCATTTTGAGGATcgtgacaaaaataaaaagataggatgtaatgataatgatgagggTGCAAAACGCACTGAGATTTGCAAAGATAAAAAGCATTATTTCACTGAAGTGTTTATCAGAGCAGGAAGCAGATAGGAAGACAGAATATTCACATacaaagttattaatgattttgGTCTCACAAAACGACAATACAAGAAGTGAGTAAGTGAGTACAATAGAAGAAATTATACCCCAAGAATATGCCACAGTCACTAGCAGGGCACAGCATTTTGGAGACATGGAAACTGTATACAGCAAAGGGTAACATATAGCAACAAAGCGGTCATAGGCCATCACTGCCAACATAACCATCTCTGTTATCACACAGGTGACACCAAAGGAAAATTGCATGACGCAGCCTTTGATGGAGATGCTTCTGTCTTCTACAACTAAGTTTTCTAGTAGTTTTGGTATAACTATAGTGGAGTAACAGAAATCCACAAAGGACAAGTGATTaaggaaaaagtacatggggGTATGGAGTTTGGGATTAATCTTGATTACCACAATCATGCCCACATTTCCCACCACAGTGACTGCATAGATGGTGAGGAACAGTAGAAAGAGGGGCACCTGGAGCTCTGGGTAATCAGAGAATCCTAAGAGGATGAACACAACTGCACTGCTCTGATTCTTGTCAGGGCTCACCATGATTCCTGTTGGAGAGAGTTAGAGATGCATTATGAAAAGCAAAACATAAATCAAATTGAGGAATAGAGGATAAGGGCAGAATATGAATTAgaagttattattgttataattttatGGAGCTTTTAAAAGGATTGCTCCAAAGTTAGCACTTTCTGTCAAATCCTATGAACTTAGATTGAGAAAAAATGGAGtatgaaggaagccaaagaaagagTGAGACAGAAGATGTTCTGAAAATATGGATGTTCAGAGATTCACATCATCTCAGTCTGTACTTCAACAAATGTCCATTCAAGGAAGTGTAGCCCATTCTGAATGGAGAGCCCATTAAATCCTAAGGCAGCCTATTTCACTTATTGCAACATTCAAATATAAGGAAAAAGGTAGTTCATCTTTCCTCCAGTTTTGATATTCATTGTGTCACATTGAATGTGTCATTTCTACCCTTTCAATGTGGTCCAGTAACCCAGTAGAATAAGTCTCAACTATCTTTCACATagcagctatctatctatctatctatctatctctatgtatctatctatctgtctatctatctaacaACTTTGAGGTAGTGTGCCCATTAACATAAAAACTCACATGTAGCATTAGGATGctatagaggcagctaagtgacagaGTGCTATGTGTGGATGTAGGAAAACCTGAGATCctatctagcttcagacacttgctttCTCATCTTGcaaaaattatttaaactctgtttgcttcactttccccatttttaaaatgaggaaaataatagtacctactttgtaGGGTTGTTTTGAAAATCAACTGGGATATTTCTAAAGAGCTTAAGGCAACACCCAACACATAGTGCTACATTGATGTTAGTTATTAGTTGTTTAAATGGCTTCACTCCCAATTGTGAGTCTTAATGGTTATGTAATCATCAATTAATCTCTGATTAATGTTTGAGTTTTCTAATAAAAaattcaataataatagctaacatttacatagcattttctcTGTGCCAGTTATTTTGCTAGTTGCTTTACAATTTTTGCTAGTTGTCTAAATGATACCAAAATAATCTGGAGTAATAGATGTTATTCTTATCGCAATTGTACAGTTTTGGAAACTGATAAAAGGAGGGGTAAGTATGATTTGCCCAATGttacacagctaaaaagtatctcagttcagattagaactcaggtctctctgacccCAGGACCAGATTTTTCCTACTGTACTGTTAAATATGAGATTGGACTAGAacatatttaa
Proteins encoded in this window:
- the LOC118853941 gene encoding olfactory receptor 5D18-like produces the protein MVSPDKNQSSAVVFILLGFSDYPELQVPLFLLFLTIYAVTVVGNVGMIVVIKINPKLHTPMYFFLNHLSFVDFCYSTIVIPKLLENLVVEDRSISIKGCVMQFSFGVTCVITEMVMLAVMAYDRFVAICYPLLYTVSMSPKCCALLVTVAYSWGIISSIVLTYSLLVLSFCETKIINNFVCEYSVFLSASCSDKHFSEIMLFIFANLSAFCTLIIIITSYLFIFVTILKMRSASGRYKAFSTCASHFTAVTIFYGTIIFLYCIPNSKNPSLVVKVGSVFYLVVIPMLNPLIYSLRNNDVKETFRKILDLKIISQ